The Sandaracinaceae bacterium genome segment ACAGGTCGGGCTCCACTTCGTCGTTCACGAGGACCCGCCATCGGGCGTCGAGAGGCGCGTCGGTGCTATCGCGCGCGCTGGTGAGGGGTGTGGGCAGGAGACGCTCGCCGGCCAGCTTCTTGGCCAGAGCGTCGGCGAGCTTCGACTCCCCCACGAGGTCGAGCAGCCAGCCGAGGCGCTGGACGTCGCTTCGCGCGACGCGGTCGGCGCCCGCAACGAGCTCGTCGGGATCGATCTTGTCGGCGAGCTCGGAGAGCATCGTCGCGACGTTGTTCCAGTGGCCGCACGACGCGGGGAAGCGAGCCATGTCGAAGGCCGTCGTCTCCGGCGTCGAGACCACCATGGTCCCCGTCTCGGTCTGCACGCGCTCGGTCGCTGCGCCCTCGACGAGGTTGCTAACATGGAACTCGACCCGCACCCGCCCGACCTCGACAGCCCGCTCGACGGCGTCGGTGATGACCTGGAACGCCATCGGCTGCTGATGCCCCGCACCGTGGAGCGCGGCGGCGCTGAGCAGCCCGACATAGTATCGGCGTCCTCGGTGGCGCATGAGGTCGTCGATGAACCAGCTCGCCGGTGGACTCCCGGCCGAGCGGTACTCGCGAGGCACCACCACGAAGAAGTCGCGGCGTGGACTCACGATTATGCCGTTCTTCTTGAGGCGGTAGAGCGTCATCTTGATCGCCGCGTCGGAGGCGTCGGTCACGCCCTCCGCGTCTCGGCGCGAGAACGCGTACCGCCCGTCCTCCGGCAGCCTCTCGATCCAAGCGTAGAGGGTGCCCGGGCTCGACATCGCTCAACCTCTCGCAAAAAGTAACGCGACGCGTAACGTTTCGCAACAGAGTCAGCGCAGGCGAGGGTGCGGCCAGATGGCAGACGGCGCCGCGGGGACGCTCTTCGTCTTATCGTCATTCGCGAAACGCATCGGGATCACGGCGGTTATCCCAATGACGATATGACGATCAGCGTCCCCGGGGCTGGCTCAGCACGCCCGGTGCTGGCTGACTGACGATATGACGATGAGCGTCTCCGGTGCTGCTGCACCCCCGCTGCCGCTGCCCTCTACCTCGCGACGACTTCGATGTCGCGTAGGAACGTGGCTCGGTAGTCGCTGTCGAGCTCGAGCGACGGCTGGCTTTCTCCTCTGATCCAGAGCGCGGAGTCGTGGCCACACTGGGTCGATCCGCTACTCGGCCGGTCGGCGTAGCCGATGACGTAGGGAACGCCGTCGGCGACCGCGAGACCGCTGACGCCCCCGCAACGTGGAGTGGAGAGCATCTCGAGCGCACCGTCGGTTCCGTCAGCGTTGGCCGTCCAGACGATGGGCGTCTCTTCATCGTCCACTCTACCGGTGTACGCGACGTAGACCCTACCGCCCTGGACTTCGATGTGGAACGCGAGGCTGGAGTAGCCGCCGACGCTCGGACCGCCGACGATCTCGTGCCGCTCGAAGGTCGTGCCATCTCCCGTCCACATGACCCGCGTGCCACCGTCGGTACCGAACGCATAGAGCCGCGAATCATCGCTGGTCAGCGCATACACGGCGCTCGACGCGCCCGTGACCGGGAGGGCGACGACTTCGGTGCCGTCGATCCAGAGACTGGCGGGGATGTCGCCGTCTCGCTCGTACATCGCGATGTATGTGCGGCCGTCGAATCGTTCGATGTCTCCCGCCTCGTACTGGTCCTCGTCCGTAGGGGACTCGGGATGGCGCAGCCACTCGCTCCCGTTCCAGAAGAGGATCCAGGAAGAGCGCCCGCCTCGGAGATACCGGCCGGCGCGCAGCCACCCATCGGTCGTGTGCGCAAACGCCTGGTCGAAGTAGCTGTCCCCGCTGTCGACAACGGGCTCGACGAACCCGGCAGCTCGCGTGGTATCGGTGGTCTCGTCTACGGTCCAGACCACCCACTCCGAGCGCTGCCGCCCGAGGACTTCGACATGGCTGTCGTCGACCACCCGCACGACCCTGACCTGCGAATCGTCGGTCGACAGCGTGCGACGCTCGCCATTCCACCAAAGCGTGGCGTTGTCCGTAGTCGCGCTGGTTTCGACGTCCGCCACGATGAATATGTCGGCCTCGGGGAGGGGACGGCCCGCATCCCCGAGCCCGGTGTCTGCAAGCCCACTGTCGAAGAGAGCCTGACCCGTGTCCGGCTGGCCTGAGTCCACCGGCGAAACCGTGCTCCCGTCACATCCGGCGACAGTGAGCAAGGCGAGAACCGCGGGACCACGAAGGCGGGAGGGGCTGTATGCGCGCATGACGCGTAACCTCTCACACCCGGGAACGCCCGACAACACTTGCCCCTCATCGCCCAGGTCTTCCGAGACTCGCAGCCGAGCCTCTCGGAGTGCGGTTGGGGTGGCCCATTGGGCGCGGGTAGAGGAGGCGCCGGGTCCTAGGGGGGCAGCGTTGTTCAGGAGGACGGCGGCGCCGCGGGGCAGGAGGACGACGCGGCGCCGCGGGGCGCTGCGGGGCGGCGCCGCGGGGCGCTGCGGGGACGACGCGGGGCGCTGCGGGGACGCTCTTCGTCTTATCGTCATTC includes the following:
- a CDS encoding type IV toxin-antitoxin system AbiEi family antitoxin, with the translated sequence MSSPGTLYAWIERLPEDGRYAFSRRDAEGVTDASDAAIKMTLYRLKKNGIIVSPRRDFFVVVPREYRSAGSPPASWFIDDLMRHRGRRYYVGLLSAAALHGAGHQQPMAFQVITDAVERAVEVGRVRVEFHVSNLVEGAATERVQTETGTMVVSTPETTAFDMARFPASCGHWNNVATMLSELADKIDPDELVAGADRVARSDVQRLGWLLDLVGESKLADALAKKLAGERLLPTPLTSARDSTDAPLDARWRVLVNDEVEPDL